A portion of the Calothrix sp. 336/3 genome contains these proteins:
- a CDS encoding DUF3593 domain-containing protein: protein MNSSNPLNFPSSTPMNKDALFALSLFPYLGFLWFISRVPQMPRLALYGFYGTLVFVGITIPAGIYAKVAYNDALANIDWLHGSAEVFLTLANILVVLGFRQAVIQTKKN from the coding sequence TCCCCTCATCTACACCCATGAATAAAGATGCTCTCTTTGCCCTTTCCCTCTTCCCATACCTCGGTTTTCTTTGGTTTATTAGTCGTGTTCCCCAAATGCCTCGTTTAGCTTTGTACGGCTTTTACGGTACTCTTGTATTTGTGGGTATTACTATTCCTGCGGGTATCTATGCCAAAGTTGCATACAACGATGCCCTAGCGAATATTGACTGGCTCCATGGCAGTGCAGAAGTCTTTCTCACCCTGGCAAATATTTTAGTTGTCTTGGGTTTCCGCCAAGCAGTTATCCAAACCAAGAAAAATTAA
- the hisA gene encoding 1-(5-phosphoribosyl)-5-[(5-phosphoribosylamino)methylideneamino]imidazole-4-carboxamide isomerase, which produces MEVIPAIDLLEGRCVRLYQGDYAQSQVFSENPAEIAQQWVEQGATRLHLVDLDGAKAGKIVNLAAIETIVQAISVPVEVGGGLRTRESVEQLFNLGVEWAILGTVAVEQPHLVQELCQAFPGKIIVGIDARNGKVATRGWLETSEVLATQLAVQMQELGAAAIIYTDIHRDGTLSGPNMEALQELATAINIPIIASGGVSSVTDLLSLLALENRGVTGAIVGRALYTGDISMREAVRAVGSGRIQDIPPNFDTSTFA; this is translated from the coding sequence ATGGAAGTTATTCCAGCAATAGATTTACTAGAGGGACGCTGTGTCAGACTTTACCAAGGAGACTACGCACAATCACAGGTCTTTAGCGAAAATCCAGCGGAAATTGCCCAGCAATGGGTAGAACAGGGTGCAACCAGATTACATCTTGTGGATTTGGATGGAGCCAAGGCAGGTAAAATTGTTAACCTAGCAGCCATTGAAACCATAGTACAGGCAATCTCAGTACCTGTGGAAGTGGGGGGTGGTTTACGCACCAGGGAAAGTGTAGAACAGTTATTTAACCTGGGTGTGGAATGGGCTATTTTAGGAACTGTGGCAGTGGAGCAACCCCACTTGGTACAAGAACTCTGTCAAGCCTTTCCTGGTAAAATTATTGTCGGTATTGATGCTCGGAATGGCAAAGTTGCTACCCGTGGTTGGTTAGAAACTTCTGAAGTCTTGGCTACCCAGTTAGCTGTACAAATGCAAGAATTAGGTGCAGCAGCAATTATCTATACGGATATTCACCGTGATGGAACTCTCAGTGGTCCCAATATGGAAGCTTTGCAGGAGCTAGCAACAGCTATTAATATTCCTATTATTGCTTCTGGGGGTGTCAGTTCTGTAACAGATTTACTGAGTTTACTTGCCTTAGAAAATCGAGGAGTGACAGGGGCGATCGTTGGTCGGGCATTATATACTGGCGATATCTCTATGAGAGAAGCTGTACGTGCTGTTGGTTCTGGTCGTATCCAAGATATTCCACCGAATTTTGATACTTCCACCTTTGCCTAA